Below is a genomic region from Candidatus Thermodiscus eudorianus.
GCGGGCAAAGACCCCCAACTAATAGGCCTCTCAGCAACCATACCCAATGTCAACGAGCTAGCGGAATGGATGAATGCACGCGCCATAACCCTCGACTGGCGCCCCGTCCCCCTGAAGGAGGGAGTCTACAAGGACGAGAGAATAGTGTTCTCCAATGGATCAGAGAGCCATGTAAAAATCCTGTCCCCCCTACCCTACATCAACCCGCTATACCACTACCTAAAGGAGGGAGCCCAGGCACTAGTCTTCTCCCAGTCCCGGAGGAGAGTCGTCTCACTAGCCGAGAAAACCGCGAAGACGCTGGAAGGCGTCCTCCAGTACGATAGGGAGACGGCCCGGGAGATAGCCCTCGCAATACGCCGGAGCGACGGCCCCTTGCAACTACGCGAGAAACTCGCAGACCTGGTTAGGAGGGGCGTCGCCTTCCACCACGCCGGGCTATCGAATACTCAGAGGAGGCTGGTAGAGAAGGGGTTCAGGAGCGGTGGAATAGCCGTCATACATGCGACCCCGACGCTAGCGGCTGGAGTGAACCTTCCCGCTAGGCTGGTGTTGGTCGAGGAGTACTATAGGTTTGAGGCGGGGATGAGGAGGCCCATTGCAGTCTACGAGTATAAGCAACTGGCCGGTAGGGCGGGACGCCCGGGATATGACGAGGTTGGTGATGCAGTTATCGTAGCCTCCAGGGGAGACGGGGTAGAGGAACTCATGGACTACTACGTATATGGGGATCTTGAGCGCGTTACGAGCAAGTTGTCCAACGTGAAGAGTCTGAGGCACGTTATACTAGGCATCCTGGACTCGGGCCTAGCCTCCACTAGGGGAGAGATCATGGAGTTTATCTCGAAGACGTTCCACAGCTACCTGGAGGGCCCCAGGAGGGTAGGCCCTGTCGCGGAGAAATCCCTTGGGAACCTGGTGGAGTGGGGACTGGTTCAGGAGGAAGAGGGACTCCTCTCCGCGACTCCCCTAGGCCATACTGTATCGCAGCGATACCTTGACCCGGCCAACATACCCATAGTGAACAATATACTGGGGAGGGCGAAGAGGTATACGACCGACATACTCCTATACATGATCGCGTCGTCGCCCGACATGATAACGCTCCCCGTCTCCAGGCGGGAGGAGGACTACTTGATGGATAGAAGCATAGACGAAGCCCTCGAACTAACCGACCTGATAGACTGGTTCGGGCCCGAGGAACTCCGGAGAATCAAGGTGACGTTCCTCCTAAAGGACTGGATCAACGAGGTGAGGGACGAGGAGCTATCCGAGAGGTATAATGTGGGGCCCGGCGATCTAGCCTCCCTCGTGGAGACGGGCGAGTGGATCGCGTCCTCCCTAGCCGACGTCGTCCAGCTACTGGCTAGGGGCTCCATAGAGGTCTCGCAACAGCTCAGGGTACTGGCTAGGAGGATAAAGCATGGGGTGAAAGAGGAGCTCCTACCCCTGGTGGCTATACCCGGGGTGGGCAGGGTGAGGGCTAGACGCCTCTATAAAGCCGGCTATAGGTCCCTACACGAGCTAGCCCTAGCCGATCCAAGGAAGCTAGCCAGGATACCCGGGATAGGGTCGGCCACTGTCAGGGCGATACTAGAGTTCCTGGGTAGGAAGGAGGACGTGGACAAGCTACCCGGGGCCAGCGACTCGGATAAAAGGGGGTTAGAGGCCTTCATGGACTAGTCCTCCAGGACGTGTATGGACCTCAGCGATAGCTTCCTCATAACGCTGGATGCGAGCTCGGGGTCCCTCCCAATCTCCTCGGGGACCACTAGGCCGCGCCCCAGCCTACCCTCGTGAAGTAGCTCGGCGACCACCGCCTGGAACGAGCCAGTCCCCTTAGACATAGCAGACCAGTTCTCGTCGGACCTGACAACACTCCTAAACCTGAGGGTCCCTTCCCCCTCGGAAGACAGCTCGACCATGAGGACGACGATATCCCTAACACCACGCAACCCGCTCCTAAGGACGGACGCCAGGCAAGCCCTCGGGGTTACAACGCATCCCTGAACACTTATGTTCTCCTCCCCGAGGAAGCCCAGGGACGCGAGGGTCTTCATCAAGTTAAGATGACCCGGCCATCTAAGCGTGTACTCCGCCATGAACTCCATGTCGCCATACGTCTTGAGAAGCGTCCTGAGGCCATCGGTGGGGAAATACTCTAGCACGCCAACACCAGGGACCTCCACTTGGCCAGGCGTCGCCTCAAGCGGGGAGACCGAGTGCACCCTCCCATCCCGGATATACCTGGCCGGCCTACGATACTCCTCCAAGAGATCCTCAGTGCTCCACGTGGCCGCAAGGCCCAGGGGATTGCTATCGGGCCTGGCAGAGATTCCCCCCACGAAAATCCTCACACGCCTCGAACCCGTACGGCGAACGCCAGCCCCAACCAGGAAATTGGAGAGGCCAGGCGCTATACCAGCATCGACAACAACTGTAACCCCCCTGCTCAGGGCCAGCTCATGCAGAGGCCACGGATCCTCCGGGAAAAAGGAGACGTCGACCACGCTAAACCCCAGCTCAACCAGGCTCTTAACCACGTTGAACCCTATAGACCCAGGCAAAGCCGACACGACAGCGTCAACCCTGCCAATCCCCCCCGCCAGCTTGGAGACGGCCGCCACATCCCCGAGCTCCGCGTTCAAACCCATGCTACGCGCGCGCTCCACAGCCTCATAACTACTATCAACACCCACAACCTCATGACCATGACGCGCCAAGTCCCACAGGACGCGCAGCCCAACATTGCCCAGGCCGACTACAATAAACCTCCCGCTCATCCCCGAGACACCAGGCTCCACGAGGGACCCTCCCAGGGATAAGGTGTTCCGGCTCACCACATCCCACGATTCGGGAGACTCCCTTTCTCCCCATCTCCCAGAGAGGGTCCCTCCCAATACACCAGGTACTACCAGGACAAGGTAATACGGGTTGCAGGCTAAAAACCTTCAGAAAAACAATAAATGCCGAAACCCACTGATCCGGGAGACCGGAACCGTTAAAGCCCGCACAGACAGTATAGACACCAATGGAGGCGGCCGTCGTCTAGCCTGGACTAGGACGCCGGCCTCCCAAGCCGGCGATCCCGGGTTCAAATCCCGGCGGCCGCACCACTACCGACCACTCCTTACCCTATACATTATAACTATTATAACTATTTGAGATACTCAATGATATCTATCGTTACTCTAAAAAGATTTATTATTATTTTTATATTTTTTATTATAATATTTATATCAAATATTGCCTCAGCACAAGACACGACCATCAGATGCTCAAGGCGAGCTTCAAGGATACGCTTACTCTGCAGAACCCCGTGAATATTATCTGAGAGTTCGTGATATATTTGTTTTATTTTACGGAA
It encodes:
- a CDS encoding DEAD/DEAH box helicase, whose translation is MRKATERLLRLLGVENLYPPQEKALELGVEHGENLIVSTPTASGKTLIGLIGIVNSLHDNPQGVAVYTAPLRSIAYEKASLFAKLDSLGVKTRIEVGNLASGPRNANLLVTTYEKLDSILRNRPDVMNNVSVAVIDELHYIGDEKRGPILESLITRILYAGKDPQLIGLSATIPNVNELAEWMNARAITLDWRPVPLKEGVYKDERIVFSNGSESHVKILSPLPYINPLYHYLKEGAQALVFSQSRRRVVSLAEKTAKTLEGVLQYDRETAREIALAIRRSDGPLQLREKLADLVRRGVAFHHAGLSNTQRRLVEKGFRSGGIAVIHATPTLAAGVNLPARLVLVEEYYRFEAGMRRPIAVYEYKQLAGRAGRPGYDEVGDAVIVASRGDGVEELMDYYVYGDLERVTSKLSNVKSLRHVILGILDSGLASTRGEIMEFISKTFHSYLEGPRRVGPVAEKSLGNLVEWGLVQEEEGLLSATPLGHTVSQRYLDPANIPIVNNILGRAKRYTTDILLYMIASSPDMITLPVSRREEDYLMDRSIDEALELTDLIDWFGPEELRRIKVTFLLKDWINEVRDEELSERYNVGPGDLASLVETGEWIASSLADVVQLLARGSIEVSQQLRVLARRIKHGVKEELLPLVAIPGVGRVRARRLYKAGYRSLHELALADPRKLARIPGIGSATVRAILEFLGRKEDVDKLPGASDSDKRGLEAFMD
- a CDS encoding saccharopine dehydrogenase NADP-binding domain-containing protein, giving the protein MSGRFIVVGLGNVGLRVLWDLARHGHEVVGVDSSYEAVERARSMGLNAELGDVAAVSKLAGGIGRVDAVVSALPGSIGFNVVKSLVELGFSVVDVSFFPEDPWPLHELALSRGVTVVVDAGIAPGLSNFLVGAGVRRTGSRRVRIFVGGISARPDSNPLGLAATWSTEDLLEEYRRPARYIRDGRVHSVSPLEATPGQVEVPGVGVLEYFPTDGLRTLLKTYGDMEFMAEYTLRWPGHLNLMKTLASLGFLGEENISVQGCVVTPRACLASVLRSGLRGVRDIVVLMVELSSEGEGTLRFRSVVRSDENWSAMSKGTGSFQAVVAELLHEGRLGRGLVVPEEIGRDPELASSVMRKLSLRSIHVLED